In a single window of the Orbaceae bacterium lpD04 genome:
- the mscM gene encoding miniconductance mechanosensitive channel MscM has protein sequence MQLRNFLRVVLLFLGSVFLISLLLVKANADELPITIENNHDLSQIISQLSAQNSELRDSITSQKAQVSLINDQQTTILSQVSHVQNTLTTLDEQGEWLSFSTALGETLRQQLLRLPEKPKFQPLDASIAESKVLQLSYNNQLDNLKDYPNLTDLSLDHSQLMHYKQLIREQNELLKTLISGCDTIILELTKLKIANRQLISAIDDVDDAAHRYFFWVADVNPVNLAYPVELAKDMAVVFFSIDSLSQLYSAMTEMVETPLTLLLLIFSLVLVITHFKSKTKYHRYLENTTSRIGKVTQDSFSITVRVVVYSLIMALPIPILWGIIGYALQGDWDYPVAVALGYGINAAAPILWVFMISAQFAAPNGLFITHFGWPENRVRSAMKYYQLSVWVVIPLVMLLMSFDQYNNRQFAATIGRFCFILLCFALVFMTNSIHRARVPLYIDKRSSGDNLLSRILWVILLSAPWVAIAAACLGYLSTAQVLLGRLEASVIIWLGLLVIYFMIRRWMWIQKRRIEFERAKQRRLERLAQRSKAEDEASQNASSNNVADNIEEPVIDLDVISAQSLHLVRSIIAMVALISMILLWSELHSAFAFMDNIKLWGTKTVISGVEIEQYITLSSVFIAILVMTITIQLVKNLPALLELGILQHLDLRPGTGYAISTISKYIILIIGCMIAFSLIGIDWSKIQWLIAALGVGLGFGLQEIFANFISGIIMLFEKPVRIGDTVTIRELTGTITKINTRATTIVDWDRKEIVMPNKAFVTEQLVNWSLSDAITRIVLTIPATIDADSELVMDILKRVAKNCQYVLDDPEPQVYLVDIQEGIQLYEIRLFASEMSYRMPLRSEIQQMIIEEYRQHGLKLPFPPLQTNLEALGRKTGRRTYSVGTM, from the coding sequence ATGCAGTTGCGTAACTTTCTTCGTGTCGTATTATTGTTTTTAGGATCAGTATTTTTAATATCGCTATTGTTAGTTAAGGCTAATGCTGATGAATTGCCAATTACGATTGAAAATAATCATGATTTAAGCCAAATTATCAGTCAATTATCGGCACAAAATAGTGAATTACGTGACAGCATTACCAGCCAAAAAGCACAAGTTTCACTGATCAATGATCAACAAACAACCATCTTGTCGCAAGTGTCGCATGTGCAAAATACCTTAACAACCTTAGATGAACAAGGTGAATGGTTAAGTTTTTCAACTGCACTTGGCGAAACCTTACGCCAGCAGTTATTAAGGTTACCTGAAAAGCCAAAATTTCAACCTCTAGATGCAAGTATTGCTGAATCGAAAGTACTCCAGTTAAGCTATAACAATCAACTCGATAATTTAAAAGATTATCCTAATTTAACTGACCTATCACTAGATCATAGCCAGTTAATGCATTATAAACAGCTGATTCGTGAGCAAAATGAACTCCTTAAAACTTTGATATCGGGCTGTGATACTATCATTTTGGAGTTAACAAAATTAAAAATTGCCAATAGGCAACTAATTAGCGCCATTGACGATGTTGATGATGCGGCGCATCGTTATTTCTTTTGGGTTGCTGATGTCAATCCGGTCAATTTAGCTTATCCAGTTGAACTTGCCAAAGATATGGCTGTTGTGTTTTTCTCTATCGACAGCTTATCACAGCTATATAGCGCGATGACCGAGATGGTTGAAACGCCATTAACGCTACTGCTTTTGATTTTTTCTTTGGTACTCGTTATTACTCACTTTAAAAGCAAAACGAAGTACCATCGATATTTAGAAAACACCACCTCGCGAATTGGTAAAGTAACGCAAGATAGTTTTTCAATAACCGTACGCGTTGTCGTTTACTCCTTAATTATGGCATTACCGATCCCTATTTTGTGGGGCATTATTGGTTATGCGTTACAAGGCGATTGGGATTATCCAGTTGCTGTGGCGCTGGGCTATGGTATTAATGCCGCTGCTCCGATTTTATGGGTATTTATGATAAGTGCCCAGTTTGCCGCGCCCAATGGTTTATTTATTACCCATTTTGGTTGGCCTGAAAATCGCGTTCGCTCTGCGATGAAATATTATCAATTATCGGTGTGGGTTGTGATCCCTTTAGTTATGCTACTTATGAGCTTTGATCAGTATAACAATCGTCAGTTTGCGGCAACGATTGGGCGATTTTGTTTTATATTGCTCTGTTTCGCTTTAGTATTTATGACTAACTCTATTCATCGGGCTAGGGTGCCTTTATATATCGATAAAAGGTCTTCTGGTGATAATTTATTAAGCCGAATTTTATGGGTAATTTTACTTAGTGCTCCTTGGGTTGCAATTGCAGCTGCGTGTTTAGGCTATTTATCAACAGCGCAAGTGTTACTTGGCAGGCTAGAGGCATCAGTCATTATTTGGCTTGGGCTTCTTGTGATCTATTTTATGATCCGCAGGTGGATGTGGATCCAAAAAAGACGAATAGAATTTGAACGTGCAAAGCAGCGCAGATTAGAGCGCTTAGCTCAGCGCAGCAAAGCTGAAGATGAGGCAAGTCAAAATGCATCATCAAATAATGTCGCTGATAATATAGAAGAGCCCGTCATTGACCTTGATGTCATTAGTGCACAATCGTTACATTTAGTTCGTTCAATTATTGCAATGGTTGCTTTAATTAGCATGATTTTGCTTTGGTCTGAACTACATTCCGCCTTTGCTTTTATGGATAATATTAAGCTATGGGGCACTAAAACTGTGATTAGTGGCGTTGAAATCGAACAATATATTACACTCAGCTCAGTATTTATTGCCATTTTAGTCATGACTATTACCATTCAATTAGTTAAAAATTTACCCGCACTATTAGAACTTGGCATTTTGCAACACCTAGATTTAAGGCCTGGCACTGGCTATGCCATCTCAACTATCAGTAAATACATTATTTTGATTATTGGTTGTATGATTGCCTTCTCATTAATTGGGATTGATTGGTCGAAAATTCAATGGTTGATTGCGGCATTAGGGGTTGGGCTTGGATTTGGGCTACAAGAAATTTTTGCTAACTTTATTTCAGGCATCATCATGTTATTTGAAAAACCAGTACGTATTGGCGATACAGTAACGATTCGTGAATTAACGGGTACGATAACCAAAATCAATACTCGAGCGACGACAATTGTCGATTGGGATCGTAAAGAAATTGTTATGCCGAACAAAGCGTTTGTGACCGAGCAGCTAGTTAACTGGTCATTATCAGATGCAATCACTCGAATTGTATTAACGATCCCGGCAACGATTGATGCTGATAGTGAATTAGTGATGGATATTCTTAAGCGCGTTGCTAAAAATTGTCAATATGTGTTAGATGATCCAGAGCCGCAAGTATACTTGGTTGATATTCAAGAAGGAATTCAGTTATATGAAATTCGTCTGTTTGCTTCTGAAATGAGTTACCGTATGCCGCTACGTAGCGAAATTCAGCAAATGATCATTGAAGAATACCGCCAGCATGGACTCAAATTACCATTTCCACCGTTGCAAACTAATTTAGAAGCTTTAGGGCGTAAAACAGGTCGACGAACTTATAGTGTCGGCACGATGTAA
- the vgrG gene encoding type VI secretion system tip protein VgrG, producing MAKEFAQIINSLTELIGVGNNRYSLSISDMLSPISVLSVAGHEYLNQPWRYEIFFTSRDHQIPIDIVLSQAASFTFLAPNLIEQVTQISSLDKPATSRTLYGVVTEFSQLSVNKDEAHYRVVLQPRLALFASDHYSAIYQNQSVVSVVEEVLRRHGFTGVDYRLELKDSYPAREFITQWQESDLAFIQRLLADVGIWFRFESHSEHHCDVLVLSDYEQGFDDAGSIAYTLPSSMVDKARDSVWDLQFQSHSVPRQVMVQDDNYRQAQTDMYSLVNSQPKVTTTSGTNYRYGEHFKSKGDISIIESGSWYAAIRHQQHISDQIIISGKCNDYYLTAGQRIIVIGSPMNGMSEGIVILSTTSYGDRSESYEIQFTAIPYNVLKPYRPQPLPWPQVSGTLPARVTSPDNDTYGYIDTQGRYRVKFDFDLKTWRSGEESLWVRLAKPYAGDTYGFHFPLIDGTGVAIAFTGGNPDRPYIAHSLHDSNHPDHVTTANKHRNVLRTPANNKLRMDDKRGQEHIKLATEYGKTQLNIGHLVNQNKEQRGEGFELRTDEWGAISANKGLYLTAQSEPKAQGLQLDMQGAITQLENALSIAKALQNAASTAQAHQADTSSQEQLQSALKQLTQAGIIAYAPAGIALTSDENIQLSSSNSLSLTSEQQTDISALKNITLASSEAVGIFAHKAGIKLFANQGKVEVQAQNDAMDIAAKQDIKIDSVENKVDFSAAKEIILICGGSFVKISAAGIELGTSSNVTIKAAAMQKMGPANIEASSNLPGEVNCQQTMNEQVQKQHAVLELN from the coding sequence ATGGCAAAAGAGTTTGCCCAGATAATCAACTCGTTAACTGAGTTAATCGGCGTAGGTAATAATCGTTACAGCTTAAGCATTAGCGATATGCTATCACCGATATCAGTATTATCTGTTGCTGGTCACGAATATCTTAATCAGCCTTGGCGCTATGAGATTTTTTTTACCAGTCGTGATCATCAGATTCCAATCGATATTGTCCTTAGTCAGGCCGCCAGTTTCACCTTTTTAGCCCCCAATTTAATTGAACAAGTTACGCAAATCAGCTCCCTTGATAAACCGGCAACGAGTCGCACCTTATATGGCGTTGTTACCGAGTTTAGTCAGTTATCGGTTAATAAAGACGAAGCCCATTATCGGGTAGTCTTGCAGCCACGGCTAGCACTGTTTGCAAGCGACCATTACAGCGCGATTTACCAAAACCAAAGCGTGGTGAGTGTGGTTGAAGAGGTGCTGCGCCGGCATGGTTTTACCGGCGTTGATTACCGCTTAGAGCTTAAAGATAGCTACCCAGCGCGCGAGTTTATTACCCAGTGGCAAGAGAGCGACCTTGCCTTTATCCAGCGGTTACTTGCCGATGTTGGCATATGGTTTCGCTTTGAAAGCCATAGCGAGCATCACTGCGATGTGCTGGTACTCAGTGATTACGAGCAAGGCTTTGACGATGCCGGGAGCATTGCTTACACCTTACCAAGTAGCATGGTTGATAAAGCCCGTGATAGTGTGTGGGATTTACAGTTTCAAAGTCACAGTGTGCCACGTCAAGTGATGGTGCAAGACGATAACTACCGTCAGGCACAAACTGATATGTACTCGCTGGTTAACAGCCAGCCGAAAGTGACCACCACCTCAGGCACCAACTACCGTTATGGTGAGCACTTTAAAAGCAAAGGTGATATCAGTATTATTGAAAGCGGCAGTTGGTATGCCGCTATCCGCCATCAGCAGCACATTAGTGACCAAATTATTATCAGTGGTAAATGTAATGACTACTACTTAACCGCTGGGCAACGTATCATTGTCATCGGTAGCCCGATGAACGGCATGAGTGAAGGGATAGTGATTTTATCAACTACGTCCTACGGTGACCGCAGTGAGTCGTATGAAATACAGTTTACCGCCATTCCCTACAACGTATTAAAGCCGTATCGCCCACAGCCCCTGCCTTGGCCACAAGTCAGTGGCACACTACCTGCACGGGTAACGAGCCCTGATAATGACACCTATGGTTATATTGACACTCAAGGCCGTTACCGGGTTAAATTTGATTTTGACTTAAAAACCTGGCGCAGCGGTGAAGAAAGTTTATGGGTACGACTTGCTAAGCCCTATGCGGGGGATACTTACGGTTTTCACTTTCCGTTAATCGATGGTACTGGGGTTGCTATTGCGTTCACGGGCGGCAATCCCGATAGGCCGTATATTGCCCACAGCTTACATGACAGTAACCACCCTGACCACGTCACCACCGCCAACAAACACCGCAATGTGCTTAGAACGCCGGCCAATAATAAACTGCGTATGGATGATAAGCGCGGTCAAGAGCATATAAAACTTGCTACCGAATACGGCAAAACTCAGCTCAATATTGGTCACTTAGTTAACCAAAACAAAGAGCAGCGCGGTGAAGGCTTTGAGCTACGCACTGATGAATGGGGCGCAATTAGCGCCAACAAAGGCTTATACCTAACCGCGCAAAGCGAGCCTAAAGCCCAAGGCCTGCAGCTTGATATGCAAGGCGCCATTACCCAGCTTGAAAATGCCTTATCTATCGCCAAAGCGCTACAAAACGCGGCAAGCACCGCACAGGCGCACCAAGCTGATACGAGCAGCCAAGAACAGCTACAAAGCGCACTCAAACAGTTAACGCAGGCGGGCATTATTGCCTATGCGCCAGCCGGCATTGCCTTAACCAGTGATGAAAATATTCAGTTATCAAGCAGTAATAGCCTTAGCTTAACCAGTGAGCAGCAAACTGATATTAGCGCACTAAAAAACATTACCTTAGCGTCATCGGAAGCGGTTGGCATCTTCGCCCATAAAGCGGGCATAAAGCTATTTGCCAATCAAGGTAAAGTTGAAGTGCAAGCGCAAAACGACGCGATGGATATTGCGGCTAAGCAAGATATTAAAATTGATAGTGTTGAGAATAAAGTCGATTTTTCAGCCGCTAAAGAAATTATCCTGATTTGTGGTGGCTCATTTGTAAAAATTAGCGCCGCGGGTATCGAGCTTGGTACTAGTTCTAATGTAACGATTAAAGCGGCTGCCATGCAAAAAATGGGGCCGGCGAATATCGAGGCATCAAGTAATTTACCGGGCGAAGTTAACTGCCAGCAAACAATGAATGAACAAGTGCAAAAACAGCATGCCGTACTTGAATTAAATTAA
- a CDS encoding DUF4123 domain-containing protein encodes MLQTNQPLIDLTKLSTDANNISQQLIDYAANYQQRCLVLLDPFLSPIDDPIIDYFASLNQLHQVRIMHPSILADKRPLLLELNLADLFEQQALSYIIDNALSQLSANHLSHRGQQYCGWLFTNAAVNQVADDLAKLALQKRHNKTLFLRFYDPAIFAQLISLLTASQQKKLYGKIEHWAILNHNRELVIHSNSSPLKPVLSGQLGLSEEQLTQLYCIGINNQMLQQQRLNNLISNIDTVTSLKQIMPSVARMLAKKINDETLLVEWAKLAIRFGMDFDLQPSMIEQTQNFTIHYDYYRWLESISTKNGQEIMQIKNKEYRGIK; translated from the coding sequence ATGTTGCAAACTAACCAACCGCTAATCGATTTAACTAAGCTCTCTACTGACGCAAATAATATCAGTCAGCAGTTGATAGATTATGCGGCTAATTATCAGCAGCGCTGCTTGGTCTTACTTGATCCGTTTTTATCGCCGATTGATGACCCCATAATTGATTATTTTGCCAGTTTAAATCAGCTTCATCAGGTGCGAATTATGCATCCCTCCATTTTGGCAGATAAGCGCCCATTACTGCTAGAGCTTAATTTAGCCGATCTGTTTGAGCAGCAAGCATTAAGCTATATCATCGACAATGCGCTTAGCCAGTTATCTGCCAATCATTTATCGCACCGTGGTCAGCAATACTGCGGATGGTTATTTACAAATGCAGCCGTCAATCAAGTTGCTGATGATCTGGCTAAATTAGCCTTACAGAAAAGGCATAATAAAACGCTGTTTTTACGGTTTTATGATCCTGCTATTTTTGCACAATTAATTAGCCTGTTAACTGCCTCACAGCAGAAAAAGCTCTATGGCAAGATTGAACATTGGGCGATATTAAATCATAACCGCGAGTTAGTTATTCATTCAAATTCGAGCCCGTTAAAACCCGTATTATCGGGCCAGTTAGGGCTGAGTGAAGAGCAGTTAACTCAGTTATATTGCATTGGTATTAATAATCAAATGCTCCAGCAGCAACGGTTAAATAATTTAATATCAAATATTGATACGGTTACCTCATTAAAGCAAATTATGCCAAGCGTTGCGCGCATGTTGGCAAAAAAGATCAATGATGAAACGCTATTAGTTGAATGGGCAAAGCTTGCCATCAGGTTTGGTATGGATTTTGATTTACAGCCAAGCATGATTGAACAAACACAAAACTTTACAATTCATTATGACTATTACCGCTGGTTGGAATCAATATCAACGAAAAACGGGCAAGAGATTATGCAAATAAAAAATAAAGAATATAGAGGAATAAAATGA
- a CDS encoding T6SS effector BTH_I2691 family protein, whose amino-acid sequence MTNAQTEKTCGCQTNGLAILPVRYTVVPTYLERQKPQWVNSSSITKVPLSTGYQYHVRSLREGYLYLYLPAEMGNNKWQVYSIDEEGHLFKQSSNATAKSASEIKESGSYQCPQLKKNSNHNSFITIENPQYQQQIYIAYSEFIWSDETLKRHEQAPEKRMQAVDPSQWKNGQSSNQSATIATQSHIEQVLDYDPKFDPGLLPYDEQHLVEVNAALNDVEAAKAPKFNYTEALSYDRKGENGNNGDKGKPYGFNEKVLNKNTTCHPWTQQQGQSQHLASTMAQYSPGYSPILLAIDDSLGIAHELNGYYNEIFAKNEQYRQERELEFNAKESYEYAMQILIQKEWMDDFKLPFTEHPYFKRVMKNKKIERSAELPVFSSYNQLSVLVYEQLYGRPKSYFDVANIAVNTDKFNASLPKFTGQDFFIIEREQFLYGRDTSPSRRDARAADYHVPGYRDFNAEKKAILFPHTVGHIEKYATDMVARYKHDEAAYQSARESDIDKLQKKYAKHLKTEAFDTQYERLITKISELAEVRVKQVIGWIKKSNFYQHIQDLNGNKWLEVIGLDEQAKEELDNQLEIELALADNEITEVDAQELKKVNLYGIIYSSIVERSTAGLELTEAGKAQIDEWFSNDKASQDNSDGLMWRAIANNSDTILIEIQQLLANAKTVDEKVTIDEVYSSTKIGKIASYYKKTQGFLNTVENYKKALKNAQEATESMPGILSVAKQLGIHPPKEGRLLKLFISRPALSINNTILRLSNIIFSPISATAQIPNTAISYLFHFSLCGVPKAGSIAFLRSQDAMNNYVLKSPRQIQVNLPGGVVGELTGAERQRILARNGKFIRIQKVYYSNTKQILNNTYRNNIQEILTKSYNTDNKKLSTIGMWKEDTKGIFKGMTSEPKASNGIKDTRLALIIGIIEAYNWWKLKQKREDLASDEFWDLEMTKSTIALSAITAEIVAQYTKVARGSESLAAGRTKIASGFLGGAVGIWSAWERYITAKSQLSQGNVKLGLLYLTNAGLYFASGMTTGFASLTYHIPWLERKIRRKALEKGISHAVLSRVLAINTAKYMAKRTLLLGAGFWIGVLALSIDVLIWYITDDEFEKWLQKSALGSENNTEKGYQKLFEQKQAFKSVLESMFGINEQVLHIDEQNQITVKNDADIESDDINDSEFNEYDALLLISQDFERQKRARASILASEQDKQQIGIKHNEEAKSLKVTGYSIPNIFS is encoded by the coding sequence ATGACAAACGCTCAAACAGAAAAAACATGTGGTTGTCAAACCAATGGACTCGCTATTTTGCCAGTAAGATACACGGTTGTACCAACATACCTTGAACGGCAAAAACCACAGTGGGTAAATTCATCTTCTATCACTAAAGTTCCCCTTTCAACCGGATATCAATACCATGTTCGCAGTTTGCGCGAGGGCTATCTATATCTATATTTACCCGCAGAAATGGGTAATAATAAATGGCAAGTTTATAGTATCGATGAAGAGGGGCATTTATTTAAACAATCGTCAAATGCCACCGCTAAATCGGCCAGTGAAATCAAAGAGAGCGGCAGCTACCAATGTCCTCAATTAAAGAAAAACAGCAACCATAATTCGTTTATTACGATTGAAAATCCCCAGTATCAACAACAAATTTATATTGCTTATAGTGAATTTATTTGGAGTGATGAGACGCTTAAACGGCACGAGCAAGCGCCAGAAAAAAGAATGCAGGCAGTTGATCCTAGTCAGTGGAAAAATGGCCAAAGTAGTAACCAAAGCGCGACAATTGCCACTCAAAGTCATATTGAGCAGGTTTTAGATTATGATCCCAAGTTTGACCCAGGTTTATTACCTTATGATGAACAGCATTTAGTTGAAGTTAATGCCGCATTAAATGATGTCGAAGCCGCAAAAGCGCCAAAGTTTAATTATACCGAGGCACTGAGTTACGATAGAAAAGGCGAAAACGGTAATAATGGTGATAAAGGTAAACCGTATGGTTTTAATGAAAAAGTGCTTAATAAAAACACCACCTGTCACCCGTGGACCCAGCAGCAAGGTCAATCGCAACATTTAGCTAGCACCATGGCGCAGTATAGTCCAGGGTATTCGCCTATCTTGCTTGCGATAGATGACTCACTAGGTATCGCGCATGAATTAAATGGCTATTACAATGAAATTTTTGCAAAAAATGAACAATATCGCCAAGAGCGCGAGTTAGAGTTTAATGCCAAAGAGTCGTATGAATATGCGATGCAAATTTTAATTCAAAAAGAGTGGATGGATGATTTTAAACTGCCTTTTACTGAGCACCCTTATTTTAAACGGGTCATGAAAAATAAAAAAATAGAGCGCTCTGCTGAGCTACCTGTATTTTCAAGTTACAATCAGTTATCGGTCTTAGTTTATGAACAGTTATATGGTCGCCCCAAATCTTACTTTGACGTTGCCAATATCGCAGTCAATACGGATAAATTTAATGCGAGCCTTCCGAAGTTTACTGGGCAAGATTTTTTTATTATTGAGCGAGAACAATTTTTATATGGTCGCGATACTAGCCCATCTCGGCGAGATGCAAGGGCTGCCGATTATCATGTCCCGGGCTATCGTGATTTTAATGCAGAAAAAAAAGCCATTCTTTTCCCTCATACGGTTGGTCATATAGAAAAATACGCTACAGACATGGTGGCAAGGTATAAACATGATGAAGCGGCGTATCAAAGCGCCCGTGAAAGCGATATTGATAAGCTGCAAAAAAAATACGCAAAGCACCTTAAAACCGAAGCTTTTGACACCCAATATGAGCGATTAATCACTAAAATAAGTGAACTAGCCGAAGTTAGAGTAAAACAAGTTATTGGCTGGATTAAGAAAAGTAATTTTTATCAACATATACAAGATTTAAATGGTAATAAGTGGCTAGAGGTTATTGGACTCGATGAGCAAGCTAAAGAAGAGCTTGATAATCAATTAGAGATAGAGTTAGCATTAGCGGATAATGAAATTACCGAGGTAGACGCGCAAGAACTCAAAAAGGTGAATCTTTACGGTATTATCTATTCATCAATCGTTGAACGAAGTACTGCCGGGCTTGAACTTACAGAAGCGGGTAAAGCGCAAATTGATGAGTGGTTTTCAAACGATAAAGCCAGCCAAGATAATAGTGATGGCTTAATGTGGCGAGCGATTGCCAACAATAGTGATACAATACTCATTGAAATTCAGCAACTATTAGCAAACGCAAAAACAGTTGATGAAAAAGTGACTATTGACGAAGTCTATTCATCAACTAAAATTGGGAAAATAGCCAGTTATTATAAAAAAACCCAAGGTTTTTTAAATACAGTTGAAAATTATAAAAAAGCACTTAAAAATGCTCAAGAAGCCACGGAATCGATGCCCGGGATCTTATCTGTCGCCAAGCAATTAGGTATACATCCCCCCAAAGAAGGTCGTTTACTTAAATTATTTATTAGCCGGCCAGCGTTATCGATAAATAATACAATTTTGCGTTTATCAAATATTATCTTTTCTCCCATCAGTGCGACGGCGCAAATTCCAAATACAGCAATATCTTATCTATTTCATTTTTCGCTTTGTGGCGTACCTAAAGCTGGATCTATTGCATTTTTACGATCACAAGACGCGATGAATAATTATGTATTAAAATCGCCACGACAAATTCAGGTTAATTTACCCGGTGGCGTTGTTGGTGAGCTGACTGGAGCTGAGCGCCAACGAATTCTAGCGCGTAATGGTAAATTTATTCGAATACAAAAAGTCTATTACAGTAATACTAAGCAAATTTTAAACAATACCTACCGTAATAATATTCAAGAAATTTTGACTAAATCATACAATACCGATAATAAAAAATTATCAACCATTGGCATGTGGAAAGAAGATACTAAAGGGATCTTTAAAGGGATGACTTCAGAGCCTAAAGCAAGTAATGGCATCAAAGATACACGCTTAGCCCTTATAATTGGCATTATTGAAGCTTACAACTGGTGGAAATTAAAACAGAAACGAGAAGATTTAGCCAGCGATGAGTTTTGGGATCTCGAAATGACTAAATCAACCATAGCCCTTTCGGCAATTACCGCTGAAATCGTAGCCCAATACACCAAAGTAGCACGAGGCAGTGAGAGCCTAGCGGCAGGACGGACAAAAATTGCATCTGGTTTTTTAGGGGGAGCTGTCGGTATTTGGTCTGCATGGGAAAGATATATAACAGCTAAAAGTCAATTATCACAAGGCAATGTAAAACTTGGATTATTATATTTAACAAATGCAGGATTATATTTTGCGAGTGGTATGACAACTGGTTTTGCTTCATTGACCTACCATATTCCCTGGTTAGAACGTAAAATAAGGCGCAAGGCTTTAGAGAAAGGTATTAGTCATGCGGTATTAAGCCGTGTATTAGCCATCAATACCGCTAAATATATGGCAAAGCGCACCCTATTATTAGGTGCAGGTTTTTGGATTGGCGTGTTAGCTTTATCTATTGATGTATTGATTTGGTATATCACCGATGATGAGTTTGAAAAATGGTTACAAAAAAGTGCGTTAGGTTCTGAAAATAACACTGAAAAAGGGTATCAAAAACTGTTTGAACAAAAACAAGCATTTAAAAGCGTGCTTGAATCGATGTTTGGCATTAATGAGCAAGTGCTACATATTGATGAGCAAAACCAGATCACCGTTAAAAACGATGCCGACATTGAAAGTGATGATATTAATGATAGTGAGTTTAATGAGTACGACGCGCTATTACTGATTAGCCAAGATTTTGAACGGCAAAAACGAGCGAGAGCCAGCATATTGGCTAGCGAGCAGGATAAACAACAAATCGGTATTAAACACAATGAAGAGGCGAAATCGCTTAAGGTCACTGGCTACTCTATACCAAATATTTTTAGCTAA
- a CDS encoding putative type VI secretion system effector, which produces MADFYQIITGTLSELEVFDTQAQFFKSRKLAGLPAAGLLVLGDAAAAASQLSLADSNDEASAYLNSVQYFRCKVGDLVVEGVFCRAFFTNGDQVEVVVEPRADGSYFAYALRRPIDHRLWLHPFAMKGSKVGDKEALKFSAMIALPTFIIGIIVMIFTNDDINLFIKMSSAYFVISSAIGLFLYFFAKSGTTASAKIADKIFASLGYLKPKEVDMEQEFMEFYFNNKSETDPDFYVDITTKQYKQDAEGVKWVAFYREAPAIPDYITVIHTEPRRNEAKTDA; this is translated from the coding sequence ATGGCAGATTTTTACCAAATTATCACTGGCACACTCTCAGAGCTTGAAGTGTTTGATACTCAGGCGCAATTCTTTAAATCGCGCAAATTAGCTGGCCTACCCGCAGCGGGCTTACTTGTACTGGGTGATGCCGCGGCAGCCGCTAGCCAGCTAAGCCTTGCCGACAGCAATGACGAGGCCAGTGCCTATTTAAATAGTGTGCAGTATTTTCGCTGTAAGGTGGGTGATTTAGTTGTAGAAGGGGTATTTTGTCGTGCATTTTTTACTAATGGTGATCAGGTTGAAGTGGTGGTAGAGCCAAGGGCTGATGGCAGTTATTTTGCCTATGCGCTACGTCGCCCAATTGACCACCGTTTATGGTTGCACCCTTTTGCAATGAAAGGCTCGAAGGTTGGCGATAAAGAGGCTTTAAAGTTTTCCGCCATGATAGCCTTACCAACATTTATTATTGGAATAATAGTTATGATATTCACAAATGATGATATTAATCTATTTATTAAAATGTCGAGTGCTTATTTTGTTATTTCAAGTGCAATTGGTTTATTTCTTTATTTTTTTGCTAAATCAGGCACGACAGCCAGCGCAAAAATCGCCGATAAAATTTTTGCGAGCTTAGGTTATCTTAAACCGAAAGAAGTGGATATGGAGCAGGAATTCATGGAATTTTATTTTAATAATAAGTCAGAAACAGATCCTGATTTTTATGTTGACATCACTACCAAGCAGTATAAACAAGATGCTGAAGGAGTAAAATGGGTCGCTTTTTACCGCGAGGCACCGGCTATTCCTGATTATATTACCGTTATTCATACCGAGCCACGCCGTAATGAAGCAAAAACAGACGCTTAA